Proteins encoded by one window of Salmonirosea aquatica:
- a CDS encoding LolA family protein has protein sequence MSIPVLAQTDKAAAILDAMSAKYKDMKTYQADFTYSSEGGRDLKGEATVKGDKFRLKMAGQEIFNDGKTMATYVKETNEVNLQDYDPAELGDLNPTQIFTAYKKNYKSKFLKESKEGTQTYETVELAPTSSYAKIAKVQIKVNKQDKSIKSWRILMSNGQQVTYTINSFQPNVNVADSYFAFNAKQYPGVEVVDLR, from the coding sequence ATGAGCATTCCCGTTTTGGCACAAACGGATAAGGCAGCGGCTATCCTGGATGCGATGAGCGCAAAATACAAAGACATGAAAACCTACCAGGCCGACTTCACCTACTCATCCGAAGGTGGCCGCGATTTGAAAGGCGAAGCGACGGTCAAAGGAGATAAGTTCCGGCTCAAAATGGCCGGGCAAGAAATCTTCAACGATGGCAAAACAATGGCTACCTACGTGAAGGAAACCAACGAAGTGAACTTACAGGACTACGATCCCGCCGAACTGGGCGATCTGAACCCCACTCAGATTTTTACGGCCTACAAGAAAAATTATAAGTCGAAGTTCCTGAAGGAAAGTAAGGAAGGCACACAGACTTACGAAACCGTGGAACTGGCCCCTACTTCCAGCTACGCCAAGATCGCCAAGGTACAAATCAAAGTGAATAAGCAGGATAAATCTATTAAAAGCTGGCGCATTCTGATGAGCAATGGCCAGCAGGTGACTTACACGATCAATAGTTTCCAGCCCAATGTGAACGTCGCCGATAGCTATTTTGCCTTTAATGCCAAGCAGTACCCTGGTGTGGAAGTAGTCGATTTGCGATAA
- the purQ gene encoding phosphoribosylformylglycinamidine synthase subunit PurQ, whose translation MKFGVVVFPGSNCDDDTVFALQHNLGQRVVKLWHKDHDLQGCDFILLPGGFSYGDYLRTGAIARFSPIMNEVIAHADRGGYVMGICNGFQILVEAGLLPGVLLRNLSQKYVCKNIHLLPQSKTALLTADLEPRAYTIPIAHGDGRYFTDEDGLKKLNDNEQVLFRYCDAAGNITEEANPNGSLDNIAGITNKNFNVFGMMPHPERASDEALGNADGRFILEQILAVTA comes from the coding sequence ATGAAATTCGGTGTAGTTGTTTTTCCTGGTTCCAATTGTGATGACGATACGGTGTTTGCCCTGCAACATAATTTGGGGCAGCGGGTCGTCAAGCTGTGGCACAAAGACCACGACCTGCAGGGTTGTGATTTTATCCTGCTGCCGGGTGGCTTTTCGTACGGTGACTACCTGCGGACGGGAGCCATCGCACGTTTTTCGCCCATCATGAACGAGGTGATTGCTCATGCTGACCGGGGAGGCTATGTGATGGGGATTTGCAATGGTTTTCAGATTCTGGTAGAGGCTGGCCTGCTGCCGGGGGTACTTCTTCGTAACTTGTCGCAAAAGTATGTGTGCAAGAATATTCACCTGTTGCCACAAAGCAAAACAGCGCTGCTGACCGCCGACCTGGAACCCCGCGCCTATACCATACCGATCGCCCATGGCGATGGACGGTACTTTACCGATGAAGACGGACTGAAAAAACTGAACGATAACGAGCAGGTACTTTTCCGCTACTGTGATGCTGCCGGAAACATTACCGAAGAGGCTAATCCCAACGGAAGTCTGGACAATATTGCCGGAATCACCAATAAGAACTTCAATGTTTTCGGTATGATGCCACATCCCGAGCGCGCCTCGGACGAAGCGTTGGGTAATGCTGACGGGCGCTTTATTCTGGAGCAAATCCTGGCGGTGACGGCTTAG
- a CDS encoding mechanosensitive ion channel family protein has product MLIQITDYVTLISDKLTAWYKLGVEHIPNIILAILIIFLFSFLSRFARRLVARIMGKISHNVALGSLVSTLTRIVIISIGLFCALSVLGLDKTVTSLLAGAGVVALAIGFAFQDLTANFISGTFITLQRPIQVGDVVETNGFFGKVQSINLRSIIINNFSGQEIEIPSKDIFQNPITNFSKSGERRMQINCGISYSDNLEEVQQLAIKAVEALDFVRDDKPVELHFTEFGDSSINFLMWFWIKQEIAGPPLAKSEAIKAIKRTFDQHDISIPFPIRTLEFVNSERNEELSMLKGR; this is encoded by the coding sequence ATGCTTATTCAGATCACAGATTACGTAACTCTCATAAGTGATAAACTCACTGCATGGTACAAATTGGGCGTTGAACATATCCCCAATATAATTCTGGCGATTCTGATCATTTTTTTGTTTAGTTTTCTTTCCCGTTTTGCCCGCAGACTGGTCGCCCGCATTATGGGTAAGATATCACATAATGTCGCCTTGGGATCACTGGTTTCTACCCTCACGCGCATTGTGATTATATCCATTGGACTGTTCTGCGCATTGAGTGTGCTGGGATTGGATAAGACCGTGACTTCGCTCCTGGCGGGTGCCGGTGTGGTGGCTCTGGCGATTGGTTTTGCGTTTCAGGATCTGACTGCCAATTTTATTTCGGGTACCTTCATAACCTTACAACGGCCGATTCAGGTAGGCGATGTGGTAGAAACCAATGGTTTTTTTGGCAAGGTGCAATCCATCAATTTGCGCTCAATCATTATCAATAATTTTTCGGGACAGGAAATCGAGATTCCCAGCAAGGATATATTTCAGAATCCTATCACGAATTTTTCCAAGTCCGGCGAGCGCCGGATGCAAATCAATTGTGGCATTTCTTACAGCGATAATTTGGAAGAAGTGCAGCAGTTAGCGATCAAGGCGGTTGAAGCTCTCGACTTCGTGCGGGATGATAAACCCGTAGAATTGCACTTCACCGAATTTGGCGATAGTAGCATCAATTTCCTGATGTGGTTCTGGATCAAACAGGAAATAGCCGGGCCTCCGTTGGCCAAGAGCGAAGCCATCAAAGCCATCAAGCGCACCTTCGATCAGCACGATATTTCCATTCCGTTCCCGATCCGAACGCTGGAATTTGTGAATAGCGAAAGAAACGAGGAGCTCTCGATGCTGAAAGGCCGGTAG
- the ahcY gene encoding adenosylhomocysteinase: MSSTTQTYVPYKVKDINLADWGRKEITLAEAEMPGLMKIREEYGPAQPLKGARIAGCLHMTIQTAVLIETLTALGADVTWSSCNIFSTQDHAAAAIAATGIPVYAWKGMNEEEFNWCIEQTLFFGEEQAPLNMILDDGGDLTNMVFDEYPELLPGIKGLSEETTTGVHRLYERMKKGTLHLPAINVNDSVTKSKFDNKYGCRESLVDAIRRATDLMLAGKVAVVAGYGDVGKGSAESLRGAGCRVMVTEIDPICALQAAMDGFEVVTMDEAAERANIFVTATGNLRIITERHFKKMRDKAIVCNIGHFDNEIDMAWLNKNYGSTKSQIKPQVDMYTVDGKDIIVLAEGRLVNLGCAMGHPSFVMSCSFSNQTLAQIELWNNSENYEKKVYVLPKVLDEKVAKLHLEHVGAKLDRLDPDQAEYIGVTYEGPFKPETYRY, encoded by the coding sequence ATGTCATCGACGACCCAAACGTACGTACCGTACAAAGTAAAGGACATCAACCTGGCCGATTGGGGCCGGAAGGAAATTACGCTGGCCGAGGCCGAAATGCCCGGACTGATGAAAATCCGGGAAGAGTATGGCCCCGCGCAGCCGCTGAAAGGTGCGCGCATTGCGGGCTGCCTGCACATGACCATCCAGACCGCCGTATTGATCGAAACGCTGACTGCCCTGGGTGCTGACGTGACCTGGTCGTCGTGCAATATTTTCTCTACACAGGACCACGCCGCGGCGGCTATTGCAGCTACGGGCATTCCCGTGTATGCCTGGAAAGGTATGAACGAAGAAGAATTCAACTGGTGCATCGAGCAGACGTTGTTTTTCGGTGAAGAGCAGGCGCCTTTGAATATGATCCTGGACGATGGTGGCGACCTGACCAACATGGTATTCGATGAGTATCCCGAATTACTTCCCGGCATCAAAGGTCTTTCGGAAGAAACCACAACCGGTGTTCACCGCTTGTACGAACGCATGAAGAAAGGTACCCTGCATCTGCCTGCCATCAATGTCAACGATTCTGTAACGAAGTCTAAGTTTGACAATAAGTATGGTTGCCGGGAGTCTCTGGTAGACGCTATCCGTCGCGCTACCGACCTCATGCTGGCTGGCAAAGTAGCTGTCGTTGCCGGATACGGTGATGTAGGAAAAGGCTCTGCCGAGTCACTACGTGGCGCGGGCTGCCGGGTAATGGTGACCGAGATCGATCCTATTTGTGCCTTGCAAGCCGCAATGGATGGCTTTGAAGTGGTGACTATGGATGAGGCCGCCGAGCGTGCCAATATCTTTGTGACGGCCACCGGTAACCTGCGTATTATTACGGAACGTCACTTTAAGAAAATGCGCGACAAGGCGATTGTGTGTAATATTGGCCACTTCGACAACGAAATCGATATGGCGTGGCTGAACAAGAATTATGGTAGCACCAAGTCGCAGATCAAGCCGCAGGTGGATATGTATACCGTCGACGGCAAGGATATCATCGTGCTGGCCGAAGGCCGTCTGGTGAATCTGGGCTGCGCGATGGGCCACCCTTCATTTGTAATGTCCTGCTCGTTCTCGAACCAGACACTGGCGCAGATCGAATTGTGGAACAATTCCGAAAACTACGAGAAGAAAGTGTACGTGCTGCCTAAGGTACTCGACGAGAAAGTAGCCAAGCTGCACCTCGAGCACGTAGGTGCTAAACTTGATCGCCTGGATCCCGATCAGGCTGAGTATATCGGCGTAACCTACGAAGGGCCGTTCAAGCCGGAAACGTATCGCTATTGA
- a CDS encoding efflux RND transporter permease subunit — protein sequence MSISTLSIKRPVLAIVMNLLIILFGFLGFKYLGMREFPSIDPPVVSIRTNYTGANADIIESQITEPLEKQINSIEGIKSISSTSAQGVSQITVEFDIAANMERAANDVRDKVSSAVRTLPLDIDGPPTVSKADANSEPIVVLTFQSATRSHLEVSDYAENVIAQRLQTIDGVSDIRIFGQKRYAMRIWMDPAKMASQGVTTQDVKRALDRENVELPSGKIAGNATELTVKTIGRFKTEDDFNDMIVANTATQTVHLKDIGYATLGPENEETILRLDNVPMIGLAITPMPGSNYIEIADEVNRRMNDIKKELPKDFTLDTLIDNTIFVKRSIEEVAETLMIAIGLVIIIIFLFFRDWVVAVRPLIDIPVSLIGTFFIMYLMGFSVNVLTLLAIVLATGLVVDDGIVVTENIFKKIEEGMSPIEAAIKGSNEIIFAVLSTSITLASVFLPVIFMQGFVGKLFREFGIVISAAVLISAFVSLTLTPMLNAYLARKDQKRGWFYNKTEPFYENLTNGYGRALGNFMKVRWVAFPLILLTLGMVWFFGKSLQSELAPLDDRNWFRLSMTTPEGSSYEFTDRYIQSVSQLLTDSMPGKKGIMLVTSPGNSGLGATNNGNGRIALVDRKERDMSQQEIVDWITKRLKNYPDAKSFVVQQQTIAVDSRGGLPVQYVIQAPDFEKLREYLPKFMAEISDDPTFSVTDVNLKFSKPELQISIDREKAKAVGVSVADVAQTMQLAFAGQRFGYFTMNGRQYQVIGQYDRANRDEPLDLKSMFVKNAQGQQVQLDNIVKAEEESSPPQLFHFNRYMSATVQAALAPGKTIGDGIAVMDAARDKLNDEAIHTQLSGASRDFAESSSNTMFSFFLALILIYFILAAQFESFVDPFIIMLTVPLAIGGAVFSLWFFDQTLNIFSQIGMIMLIGLVTKNGILIVEFANQLREKGMSKMEAAHEAAVLRFRPILMTSLATVLGAMPIALALGSAGRSRMSMGIVIMGGLLFSLILTLYVIPAMYTFLSRPKNFERMRNIERIAHEAEAPELA from the coding sequence ATGAGTATTTCGACCCTTTCGATCAAACGCCCCGTGCTGGCCATCGTGATGAATCTGCTCATCATTCTGTTCGGCTTTTTGGGTTTCAAGTACCTAGGCATGCGGGAGTTCCCGTCCATCGATCCGCCCGTGGTGTCGATCCGCACCAATTATACGGGTGCCAATGCCGACATCATCGAGTCTCAGATTACCGAGCCGCTCGAAAAGCAGATCAACAGCATCGAAGGTATCAAGTCCATTAGTTCTACCAGTGCTCAGGGCGTGAGCCAGATCACCGTGGAGTTCGACATTGCGGCCAATATGGAACGTGCCGCTAACGACGTGCGCGACAAGGTAAGCTCGGCCGTCAGGACACTACCGCTCGACATCGATGGCCCGCCTACCGTCAGTAAGGCCGATGCCAATTCGGAACCCATTGTGGTGCTGACCTTCCAGAGCGCAACACGCTCGCACCTGGAAGTGAGCGACTACGCTGAGAATGTGATTGCCCAACGCTTGCAGACGATCGATGGTGTAAGCGATATTCGAATCTTCGGTCAGAAGCGCTACGCCATGCGAATTTGGATGGATCCCGCCAAAATGGCTTCCCAGGGCGTGACGACCCAGGACGTAAAGCGGGCGTTGGATCGTGAAAATGTGGAATTGCCCAGTGGCAAAATAGCCGGGAACGCCACCGAACTCACCGTTAAGACCATTGGCCGCTTCAAGACCGAGGATGATTTCAACGATATGATTGTGGCCAACACGGCCACGCAGACGGTACATTTGAAGGACATCGGCTACGCTACCCTCGGGCCCGAAAACGAAGAAACGATCCTGCGGCTCGACAATGTACCGATGATTGGCCTGGCCATCACTCCCATGCCGGGCTCAAACTACATCGAAATTGCCGATGAAGTGAACCGTCGCATGAACGATATTAAGAAGGAACTCCCGAAGGACTTTACGCTGGACACCCTGATCGACAATACTATTTTTGTCAAGCGTTCCATCGAGGAAGTAGCCGAAACCCTGATGATCGCCATTGGGCTGGTGATCATCATCATCTTCCTGTTCTTCCGTGACTGGGTCGTGGCGGTTCGCCCCTTGATTGACATTCCGGTGTCACTGATCGGGACTTTTTTCATCATGTACCTCATGGGCTTTTCGGTCAACGTGCTTACCCTTCTGGCGATTGTATTGGCCACGGGTCTGGTGGTGGATGACGGTATCGTAGTAACGGAGAATATCTTCAAGAAGATTGAGGAAGGCATGAGTCCTATCGAGGCGGCCATCAAGGGATCTAATGAGATTATCTTCGCCGTCTTGTCTACCTCCATCACACTGGCGTCGGTGTTTCTGCCCGTGATTTTCATGCAGGGTTTTGTGGGTAAGTTATTCCGGGAATTCGGCATCGTTATATCAGCAGCGGTACTCATTTCGGCTTTTGTTTCTCTTACATTGACCCCGATGCTGAATGCCTACCTGGCGCGGAAAGATCAAAAACGGGGCTGGTTTTACAACAAAACAGAGCCTTTCTACGAAAACCTGACCAATGGCTACGGGCGGGCGTTGGGCAATTTTATGAAAGTCCGTTGGGTGGCATTTCCGCTTATTCTGCTTACGCTGGGAATGGTGTGGTTTTTCGGTAAAAGCCTGCAATCGGAGCTTGCCCCACTTGATGACCGGAACTGGTTCCGGCTCTCGATGACTACCCCTGAGGGTTCGTCCTACGAGTTTACGGATCGCTACATTCAGTCGGTCAGTCAATTACTGACCGACTCTATGCCTGGCAAAAAGGGAATCATGCTGGTGACTTCACCGGGTAATTCGGGCCTGGGGGCTACTAACAACGGCAATGGGCGCATCGCGCTGGTGGACCGTAAGGAACGTGATATGAGCCAACAGGAGATCGTCGACTGGATTACTAAGCGACTCAAAAACTACCCTGATGCCAAGTCGTTTGTAGTGCAGCAGCAGACGATCGCCGTCGATTCGCGGGGCGGATTACCCGTGCAGTACGTGATTCAAGCACCGGATTTCGAGAAACTCCGTGAGTACCTACCTAAATTTATGGCCGAAATTTCCGACGATCCTACCTTTTCGGTTACGGACGTAAACCTGAAATTCAGTAAGCCCGAATTGCAGATCAGCATCGACCGCGAAAAAGCGAAGGCAGTAGGTGTATCGGTGGCCGATGTCGCCCAAACCATGCAATTGGCCTTTGCCGGGCAACGTTTCGGGTACTTTACGATGAACGGTCGGCAGTACCAGGTCATTGGGCAGTACGATCGCGCCAACCGCGACGAGCCGCTGGACTTGAAAAGCATGTTCGTTAAAAATGCGCAGGGGCAACAGGTACAGCTTGATAATATCGTAAAAGCCGAGGAGGAAAGTAGTCCGCCGCAGTTGTTCCACTTCAACCGCTACATGAGTGCTACGGTACAGGCTGCTTTGGCTCCCGGTAAAACTATTGGCGATGGAATCGCGGTCATGGATGCCGCCCGCGACAAACTCAACGACGAGGCCATCCACACGCAGCTGAGCGGCGCTTCGCGCGATTTTGCTGAGAGTTCGTCTAACACGATGTTCTCGTTTTTCCTGGCGCTTATCCTGATTTACTTCATTCTGGCGGCCCAGTTCGAAAGTTTCGTCGACCCTTTCATCATCATGCTTACGGTACCTCTGGCCATTGGGGGAGCGGTGTTTTCGCTGTGGTTTTTTGACCAAACCCTCAATATTTTCAGTCAGATCGGTATGATCATGCTCATTGGGTTGGTGACCAAAAACGGGATTCTTATCGTAGAATTCGCTAATCAGCTGCGGGAGAAAGGGATGAGCAAAATGGAAGCAGCTCATGAAGCCGCCGTACTACGTTTCCGGCCCATTCTGATGACGAGCCTGGCTACGGTACTGGGTGCGATGCCTATTGCCCTGGCGCTGGGTTCGGCGGGTCGCAGTCGGATGTCGATGGGAATCGTCATTATGGGCGGGCTGCTGTTTTCGCTTATTCTGACGCTCTACGTCATTCCGGCCATGTACACGTTCCTGTCGCGACCCAAAAACTTTGAACGGATGCGGAATATCGAGCGTATTGCGCACGAAGCCGAAGCACCCGAATTAGCCTAA
- a CDS encoding efflux RND transporter periplasmic adaptor subunit, protein MRPILILGGIILALVIGKLFIFSGSGGGKDAKEENKTKGSSTAKGAKTGGGAIPVDVYLTKSEKVDNLLYASGTVVPNEEVELKAEIAGRLIKLNLREGASVAKGQLIAKINDKELQAQLAKLEYNAALTRNIEERQQKLLKIEAISKEEYEIAMNNVRTSEADKELILAQLEKTEIRAPFSGTIGLKNISEGAYLSPGTSVVTLVQTNPVKIDFTIPEKYSRDIRLGSMVQLGLDADATRYSARVVALDPKVDENLRTQRVRAIMQNPGRLFVPGMFVKVQVDLSGNNTAIMIPTDAIVPVLKGKKVYVVKNGKAQEVMVTTGLRNDQKVQITEGLQPGDSLIVTGIMALKPDVAVRVK, encoded by the coding sequence ATGCGACCTATTCTAATTTTAGGGGGAATTATCCTCGCGCTGGTGATCGGAAAGTTGTTCATATTTTCGGGCTCCGGCGGCGGAAAAGATGCAAAAGAAGAAAACAAGACGAAAGGTAGCAGTACTGCGAAGGGTGCCAAAACGGGTGGCGGAGCCATTCCGGTGGATGTGTATCTGACCAAGTCTGAAAAAGTGGATAACTTACTATATGCGTCCGGAACGGTGGTACCTAATGAAGAGGTAGAGCTGAAAGCCGAAATCGCCGGTCGACTCATCAAACTCAATCTACGGGAGGGGGCTTCGGTAGCCAAAGGTCAACTGATCGCCAAAATCAACGACAAAGAATTGCAGGCCCAATTGGCCAAGCTGGAATACAATGCCGCCTTGACCCGCAACATTGAGGAGCGGCAGCAGAAACTGCTGAAAATTGAAGCCATCAGTAAGGAAGAATACGAAATCGCAATGAACAATGTGCGTACGTCCGAGGCCGACAAGGAACTGATTTTGGCGCAGTTGGAAAAGACCGAGATTCGGGCTCCGTTTAGTGGTACCATCGGGCTGAAAAATATCAGCGAAGGAGCGTACCTTTCGCCCGGCACGTCGGTGGTGACGCTAGTACAGACCAATCCGGTAAAAATAGATTTTACAATTCCTGAAAAATATTCCCGCGACATTCGTTTAGGTAGTATGGTTCAACTCGGACTTGACGCCGACGCTACCCGGTATTCGGCGCGGGTGGTGGCGTTGGACCCCAAAGTGGATGAAAACCTGCGCACCCAGCGGGTGCGGGCCATCATGCAGAATCCGGGAAGGCTTTTTGTGCCGGGCATGTTCGTGAAAGTGCAGGTAGATCTCAGCGGAAACAACACCGCGATTATGATTCCGACTGACGCCATTGTCCCCGTTCTGAAAGGTAAAAAAGTATATGTCGTCAAGAACGGCAAAGCGCAGGAGGTGATGGTCACGACCGGCCTCCGCAACGACCAAAAGGTACAAATCACCGAAGGCCTGCAACCCGGCGACTCACTGATTGTTACGGGCATTATGGCTTTGAAGCCGGACGTGGCTGTAAGAGTTAAATAA
- a CDS encoding HPF/RaiA family ribosome-associated protein yields MRLQMQAIHFDADASLLAFIQQKMDKLDTFYDRITSGEVFLKLDGNETNKVHTKLLEVKLYVPGGTMFVKEQGTTFEEATDLAVETLKTQVKRFKNKRREPRSPRMAEMAMLVETEETEIEE; encoded by the coding sequence ATGAGACTGCAGATGCAAGCCATCCACTTCGACGCCGACGCTAGTTTGTTGGCTTTTATCCAACAGAAAATGGATAAACTGGATACGTTTTACGACCGTATTACAAGTGGAGAAGTTTTTTTGAAGTTGGACGGAAACGAAACCAATAAAGTACACACCAAACTCCTGGAAGTGAAACTGTACGTGCCGGGCGGGACCATGTTTGTGAAAGAACAGGGTACCACGTTCGAGGAGGCCACCGATCTGGCGGTTGAGACGTTAAAGACCCAGGTGAAGAGGTTTAAAAATAAACGCCGTGAGCCTCGCTCTCCCCGTATGGCGGAAATGGCGATGCTGGTAGAAACCGAAGAAACCGAAATAGAAGAATAG
- a CDS encoding DUF4286 family protein, producing the protein MILYNITVNISRMAEKEWFDWMKTVHIPDIMATGLPVAHKMMRLLTEVENEGTTYSIQFSFREMDDYLTYQNEHQARLQQDHHGRYKDRYVAFRTLLEEV; encoded by the coding sequence ATGATCCTCTACAACATTACCGTCAACATTAGCCGGATGGCTGAGAAAGAATGGTTCGACTGGATGAAAACCGTACACATCCCCGATATTATGGCTACCGGCCTGCCGGTGGCCCACAAAATGATGCGGTTGCTCACCGAAGTTGAGAACGAAGGCACCACCTATTCGATTCAGTTTTCCTTTCGGGAAATGGATGATTACCTGACCTACCAGAATGAGCATCAGGCGCGATTGCAGCAGGATCACCACGGACGCTACAAAGATCGGTATGTGGCGTTCCGTACGCTGCTGGAAGAAGTGTAA
- a CDS encoding cytochrome B: MNALVHAHSGLRYVVLALLIAAVGTAYSKWQQNDPNDSKIYTYALISCHIQLLLGIVLYVMSPKVEFSLLGDKFYRFFTIEHSLMMLAAIVLITVGRVRSRKVPVDSRHRTILFFYAMGLILILVSIPWPFRNLGAGWF, from the coding sequence ATGAACGCTCTTGTCCATGCACATTCGGGGCTGCGCTATGTAGTGCTGGCCCTCTTGATCGCGGCCGTCGGGACTGCTTACTCGAAGTGGCAGCAAAACGACCCGAACGATAGTAAAATATACACCTATGCGCTCATTTCGTGCCATATTCAGTTATTGCTCGGGATCGTCCTATACGTAATGAGCCCCAAGGTAGAGTTCAGCCTGCTGGGAGATAAATTCTATCGTTTCTTTACCATCGAGCACAGCCTCATGATGCTGGCCGCCATTGTTCTCATCACTGTGGGCCGGGTGCGCTCGCGCAAGGTACCCGTAGACAGCCGGCACCGCACCATTCTTTTCTTTTATGCCATGGGCCTGATTCTGATTCTGGTTTCGATTCCCTGGCCGTTCCGGAATTTGGGAGCGGGCTGGTTCTGA